One Amphiprion ocellaris isolate individual 3 ecotype Okinawa chromosome 5, ASM2253959v1, whole genome shotgun sequence genomic region harbors:
- the LOC111588752 gene encoding putative methyltransferase-like protein 7A, which produces MKRKMRFCLMKLCRLLCLALTFPLHVMEAAGLYGVYKRLFPLLAYNITFSYNDKMHKTKRELFRNVAKFAADDGSLRLLEIGCGSGANFKFYPDGCTVVCTDPNPHFEGFLRRSMKENTHLTYEQFIVLSGEDLRTVRDESVDVVVCTLVLCSVSSVHQVLQEARRVLRTGGAFYFLEHVVSDPSSWTYFFQYVFEPLWYYLGDGCTITRATWKDLEAAGFTELHLRHIEAPEVTLMIRPHIMGYSIK; this is translated from the exons ATGAAGAGAAAGATGAGGTTTTGTCTCATGAAACTGTGCAGATTACTGTGTTTGGCGCTGACTTTTCCTCTCCATGTGATGGAGGCTGCGGGCCTCTACGGTGTTTACAAACGTCTGTTTCCTCTGCTCGCCTACAACATCACGTTTTCATACAAcgacaaaatgcacaaaaccaAGAGGGAGCTTTTCAGAAACGTGGCCAAATTTGCGGCCGACGACGGCTCGCTTCGCCTGCTGGAGATCGGCTGCGGCAGCGGGGCGAACTTTAAGTTTTACCCGGACGGCTGCACGGTGGTCTGCACGGACCCCAACCCGCACTTCGAGGGCTTCCTGCGGAGGAGCATGAAGGAAAACACGCACCTGACTTACGAGCAGTTCATCGTGTTGTCCGGAGAGGACCTGAGGACGGTGCGGGACGAGTCTGTGGATGTTGTCGTCTGTACTTTGGTGCTGTGCTCCGTCAGCAGCGTGCATCAGGTGCTGCAGGAGGCCCGGCGGGTCCTCAGGACG ggCGGAGCTTTCTACTTTTTGGAACACGTCGTCTCAGATCCCTCCTCCTGGACGTACTTCTTTCAGTATGTGTTTGAGCCGTTGTGGTACTATCTCGGGGATGGATGTACGATCACCAGAGCGACTTGGAAAGACTTAGAGGCAGCCGGTTTCACTGAACTTCACCTGAGACACATTGAGGCTCCAGAGGTCACTTTAATGATAAGGCCACACATTATGGGATATTCTATCAAGTGA
- the LOC111588757 gene encoding putative methyltransferase-like protein 7A, translating to MTLAMTLWKAVVNVLCLPLHLMHAMGLYNIYKRIFPMCQSSFSIAYNTKMHEQKKELFGSLTQFTKPGGRLTLLEIGCGSGTNFQYYPPGCKVICTDPNPHFEKYLSKTMADNDHLSYERFVVATGEDLGSVGHESVDVVVCTLVLCSVNDIPQTLREVHRILRPGGAFYFMEHVVADPSTWSYFFQHVLQPLWYYFGDGCEVIRETWKHLEAAGFSDLKLRHIQAPLVFMLKPHIVGYGVK from the exons ATGACGCTCGCAATGACATTGTGGAAAGCGGTggtgaatgttttgtgtctgccGCTGCATTTAATGCACGCCATGGGCCTGTACAACATCTACAAACGCATTTTCCCCATGTGTCAAAGTAGCTTCTCGATCGCCTACAACACGAAGATGCACGAGCAGAAGAAGGAGCTGTTCGGCAGTCTGACCCAGTTCACGAAGCCCGGAGGCCGCCTCACGCTGCTGGAGATCGGGTGCGGCTCCGGGACCAATTTTCAGTACTACCCGCCCGGATGCAAAGTGATCTGCACCGACCCCAACCCGCACTTCGAGAAGTATCTCAGCAAGACCATGGCCGACAACGACCACCTGTCATACGAGCGGTTCGTGGTGGCCACCGGGGAGGACCTGGGGTCAGTCGGGCACGAGTCGGTGGACGTGGTGGTCTGCACGCTGGTGCTCTGCTCCGTTAACGACATCCCGCAGACCCTGAGGGAGGTGCACCGGATCCTGCGGCCG GGTGGAGCCTTCTACTTCATGGAGCACGTGGTTGCAGACCCATCCACTTGGTCCTACTTCTTCCAGCACGTCCTGCAGCCCCTCTGGTACTACTTCGGCGACGGATGCGAGGTCATCCGGGAAACATGGAAGCACCTGGAGGCAGCCGGATTCTCTGATCTCAAACTAAGACACATCCAAGCGCCGCTCGTCTTCATGCTCAAACCGCACATCGTGGGCTACGGTGTCAAATAG